The Geobacter metallireducens GS-15 region CGCGGCAACTGGCCGGGAGCGATCTGGCCCTGGCCGTTACCGGCATCGCCGGGCCGGAGGGGGGGAGCCCGGACAAGCCAGTGGGGACGGTGTTCATCGCCTTGGCGGACCAGGCAGGTTGCTCTGCCAAGGGGTACCATTTCAGGGGAGACCGCGACAGGATCAGGACGATCACCGCGGTTACGGCCATGGATTGGCTGAGAAGGCGGCTTTTATCACATTAGTCCTTGGCGGGATGGATAGGTAGTCATGTCTTCACCAAACCATCGGATATGCCTCGTTGTCGGCTGGGGGGGCGCCGTTCTGCTCTTCCTGGGGCTTGTCGGCACGTTCGTCGCCTACCGCATCCATAACGCCTCTATCTTCGGCGTTCTCCCCCATGTTCTCGTCTTTCTCATGCTCTGTTTCATATTCATGGCCGTAAGCTATCGCCGCATGAAGAGCGAGGAAGCCCTGGCCCATGTCAAGGAACTGATGCAGGTCCAGCGGGAACTGGACAAGACCGCGCGCCGTTACCGCAGTCTCATGGAGGGGGCGGGTACGGCCATCTTCGTCTTCAATGCCGATACGGGGATGCTGGTGGAGGTGAATCGCCGCGGAACCGAACTCTTCGGCTACGACAAGGAGGAGATGATCCCGTTGCGGGGGAAGGACCTGGTCCTTGAGGAGGACCAGGAGAAATTCATCTCCCTCGTTCACCGAGTGGCCCGGCGGGGGAGGGGACGCTCCGACGGGATCACGTTTCGCCGCAAGGGTGGTGAGTGCTTCCTGGGTCAGGTCGATGCCCGTCTCATCGACCTGGGGGACGAGAAGGTGGTTCATGCCGTGGTTCGCGACATCACCTTCAAGCACCGGGCCGAACGGGAGGTCCGCCAGCGCAACCGGGAACTCTCCACCCTTGTCGGCATCATTACCCGGGCCAACCAGGAGACGGAGCTGGAGACGGTGCTCGACGTGACGCTTCGCGAGACCATCGAGGCCTTCGGCGCCAATGGCGGCGGGATACACCTTGGCAATCAGGACGGGAAGCTGAGGCCAACGGCATCAATCAACGTTCCCGAGCAACTCCGGTTCCTCCTTGCCCGGCGGGATGAGGCAGGCCCCCTGGAGCGGATCGCCGACTCCGGCACCAGCCTCAGTCTGGCGAACCTGGAAACGGAGTGCCGTTTCGGCTCGTCGCCGGCCGTCCAGGGGTGGAAGGGATTCGTCGGGGTTCCCCTTTCGGCCCGCAACCGCGTCACCGGCGTCATGTACCTCCTGTGCAGGAAGGAACGTCGCTTCGGGGATGACGAGGTGGCCCTCTTGCTTTCCATCGCCGGCCAGGTGGGGATCGTGATCGACAACGCCCGCCTCTTCGATGAACTCAAGTGGAAGAGCGATGAGCTCATGGGCTCCCTCCGCCTCCTGGAACGGAGCAGCCACGAACTCTCCTTCTCCCAGCACCGGCTCCGCACCAACCTGATGCTCGTGGAACGGGCCAACCAGGAACTGGAGCGGATCGACCGGATGAAGTCCAACTTCCTCGGCATGATTTCCCACGAGTTCCGCACCCCCCTGACGAGCATCATCAGCGGCACCGAGTTTCTCCTCTCGTCCCCCTCCTTTCAGATTGGAAGCGATGCGCGCCGGGTCCTTGACATGATCAATCAGGGGGGAGAACGCCTTTCCGAAATCGTCAGCGATATCCTCAAGGTGGCGAAGCTGGAGGCCAACAGCACTCCGGTCACCCGCTCGACCCTCCACATTTCCCAGGTTTTCGAAGAGGTCCTTGAGGCGCTGGAACCCCTGCGGGCCGAACGGGACCTCACGATTTCCTTCGCCGACCTGGAGAGGCTTCCCCACTGCAACGGCGACCGGGAGTGCTTCAAGGATATCTTCACCGAACTGCTGGAAAATTCCATCAAATTCACCCCCGACGGCGGTACCATCATGGTTGACGCCCGGATTGTGGACAGGGATCGGCTCTCGCCGAGGGGAGACATCCTCAACCGCTTCAATTCCCGGTTCCTTGCCCAGTCGGGTGGGGGGTGCTACCTGGAGGTGGAGGTCCGGGACAGCGGCATCGGCGTGAGTCATGATGAGCAGGTGAAGATCTTCGACAAGTTCTACGAGGTGGGTGATATCCGTCATCACTCCAGCGGCAAGAACAAGTTCCAGGGGAAGGGGACCGGGTTGGGGCTCGCCATCGTCAAGGGGATGGTGGAAGCCCATGGGGGCATGGTCTGGGTCGAGAGTCCGGGAGAAAGTTCCGATGGCCGTCTCGGCAGCGCCTTCTTCGTGCTTCTCCCCCTGGAGGAGAGTGCCTGCCAGCCCCAACTCCCCCTCTCCGGAGCCGGCATGTCCCGTTCCCATGACGACCTTCCCGATGAGGGGGGCGGATAGCCGCCGCGGCGGTGGCGCAGGTCCCGAAGATACCCGTTGAAAAAGACGAAACACCTGTGCTATCTCTGTTCAACTATACCGGTCAGTGGCGATTTTTCGCCCTGCCGACGACCCCAGAGGAGGAATTCCGTGACCCAGGAACGCGAGAAGGCGATTGAGCTGGCACTGAGCCAGATAGAGAAGCAGTTCGGCAAGGGCGCCATCATGCGGCTGGGTGCTGACGAGGCCCTGCCGGACATCGACGCCATCCCCACCGGCGCCCTCTCCCTGGATATCGCCCTGGGGGTGGGCGGGGTTCCCCGGGGACGGGTCATCGAGATCTACGGCCCCGAGTCGTCGGGCAAGACGACCCTCGCCCTCCACATCGCCGCCGAGGCCCAGAAGCTGGGCGGCATCGCGGCCTTCGTGGATGCCGAGCACGCCCTGGACATCGGCTATGCCCGCAAGCTGGGTGTTCGGACCGACGACCTCCTGGTCTCCCAGCCCGACACGGGGGAGCAGGCCCTTGAGATCGCCGAGATGCTCGTGCGGAGCGGCGCCGTGGACGTCCTCGTCATCGACTCGGTGGCGGCCCTCGTTCCCAAGGCCGAGATCGAGGGGGAGATGGGGGACTCCCACGTGGGGCTCCAGGCCCGCCTCATGTCCCAGGCCCTGCGCAAGCTCACCGGCATCATCTCCAAGTCCAACTGCTGCGTCATCTTCATCAACCAGATCCGGATGAAGATCGGCGTCATGTTCGGCAGCCCCGAGACCACCACCGGCGGCAACGCCCTCAAGTTCTACGCTTCGGTCCGCCTCGACATCCGCAAGATCGCCACCCTCAAGCAGGGGGATGCGGTGATCGGCTCCCGCACCAAGGTGAAGGTGGTGAAGAACAAGGTGGCTCCCCCCTTCAGGGAGGTGGAGTTCGACATCTACTACGGCGAGGGGATATCCCGCCTGGGGGACCTCCTGGACCTGGCCGTTGACCGCAAGATCATCGACAAGAGCGGTGCCTGGTTTTCCTACGGCTCCGACCGGATCGGCCAGGGACGCGAGAACTCCCGGAATTTCCTCAAGGAGCATCCGGAGATGGTGGCCGAAATCGAGGACAAGATTTACGAAACGGCCGGCATTCCCCGCAAAGGGGGGAAGGAAGAGGCGGCGTAGCCCATGGAACTCAATGATATTCTTGCCATAGCGGTCAAGGCTAAAGCGTCTGATATCCACATCAAGACGGGGCTCCCCCCGGTTGTCCGGATCGATGGACGGCTGCGGCCCATTCCCAATGCACAGCGTCTTGCCCCGGACCAGGTTCGCGCCATGGCCTTTGCCATCATGAATGAGCGACAAAAGGGGATCTTCGAGGAGCACTACGAGTGCGACGTGGCCTACGGGGTGCCGGGACTCGGCCGCTTCCGGGTGAGTATCTATTCCCAGCGGGGGACCGTGGCCATGGTCTTCCGGTCCATCCCCTTCGGCATCCCCTCCATTGAGAACCTGACCCTTCCGCCGGTCATCAAGAAGCTTGCACTGGAGGAACGTGGGCTCATCCTCGTCACCGGCACCACGGGAAGCGGCAAGTCCACGACCCTGGCCGCCATGATCGACTACATCAACGAGCACCGGACCTGCAACATCATCACCGTCGAAGACCCGGTGGAGTTCCTGCATCGGGACAAGAAGAGCATCCTCTCCCAGCGGGAGGTGGGGTTCGATACCCTTTCCTTCTCCACTGCCCTGAAGGGAGCCCTACGCCAGGACCCGGACGTGGTTCTCGTGGGGGAGATGCGGGACCTGGAAACCATCGAGACCGCCATGCACGCCGCCGAGACCGGGCACCTGGTCATGTCCACCCTCCATACCCTGGACGCCGCCGAAACCATCAACCGGATCATCTCCGTCTTCCCTCCCTTCCACCAGCGCCAGGTCAGGCTCCAACTCTCCGGGGTCATCAAGGGGGTCATATCCCAGCGGCTGGTCCCCCGGGCCGACGGCAAGGGGCGGGTTCCGGCCGTGGAGGTCATGATCGGCACCGCCCGCATCAAGGAATATATCGACGACAAGGACAAGACGAAGCTCCTCCCCGAGGCCATCGCCCAAGGGTTCACCACCTACGGGATGCAGACATTTGACCAGTCCCTCATGCAGCTCTACACCGGCAAGCTCATCACCTACGAGGAAGCGCTCCGGCAGTCCACCAACCCGGATGATTTCGCCCTCAAGGTGTCGGGCATCTCTTCCACGTCCGACAGCACGTGGGACAACTTTGTCCACGACGAAGCCCCCCCCGCGGCTGCTGGAGATACGCCCACCGAGGGGATCGAGAAGTTTTAGATGGGGGAGGAGCGGAGCGGGTTCAGCCGCGCCCTTGATATTCTCTCCCGGCGTGACCACAGCGAGGCGGAGTTGGCCCTGAAGCTGCGGCGCAAGGGGATCGACGAAAGAGAGATTGCATCAGTCGTGGCCCGCCTGCGGGAGTTGGGGTATCTCAACGACCGGCGCCTGGCCGAGCGGATAGCGGAAACGGCCATGGCCGGCGGCAGGATGGCGGGACCGCGGCTCAGCCGGGAACTCATCCGGCGCGGAATCCCCAGGGAGCTTGCGGCCGAGGCCCTGGCCAGGGCCACCGAAGGGCGCGATCTGCGGGATGACATAAGGGAGATGCTGGCCGGCAAGTTCTCATCCTTCGACCCAAGGGAGGCGGATTTACGGGAGAAACGGCGGGTGGTCGGCTGGTTCCAGCGTCGCGGCTATCCCCTTTCGGCCATCCTGGATGCCCTGCGGGTTTCCGCCGACGAATAACATTTATCTTTTCAATTCAATCCAGAATACAGAGGAACCGATGACCGGAAACGAACTACGCGCCAGATTCCTGAAATTTTTCGAGGACCGCGGACACACCGTGGTCCCCAGCTCCCTCCTCATCCCCCACAATGACCCGACGCTCCTTTTTGCCAATGCCGGCATGAACCAGTTCAAGGACTGCTTCCTCGGCATGGAGGACCGGGGGTACACCCGGGCAACCAGTTCCCAGAAGTGCGTGCGGGCCGGGGGGAAGCACAACGACCTGGAGAACGTGGGGCGCACCGCCCGGCACCATACCTTCTTCGAGATGCTCGGCAATTTCTCCTTCGGCGACTACTTCAAGAAGGAGGCCATTGCCTTTGCCTGGGAGTTCCTCACCAAGGACCTGGGGCTTGACAAGGACCGCCTCTACGTGACGGTCTACACCGATGACGACGAGGCCGCCGACATCTGGCACCACCAGGAGGGGGTTCCCCGCGAGCGGATTTTCCGCTTCGGCGAGAAGGACAACTTCTGGTCCATGGGAGACACCGGCCCCTGCGGCCCCTGCTCCGAGATCTTCTGGGACAATGGTCCCGAGGTAGGGTGCGGCTCCCCCGACTGTACCGTCGGGTGTGACTGCGACCGCTACATGGAGATCTGGAACAACGTCTTCATGCAGTTCAACCGCTCCGCCGACGGCACCATGACCCCGCTCCCCAAACCCTCCGTCGATACCGGCATGGGTCTTGAGCGGATCTGCACCGTCATGCAGGGGGTTAAATCCAACTACGACACTGACCTCCTCCAGGGGGTCATCAGGCATGTGGAGCGGCTTTCGGGAAAACGGTACCGGGAGAATGAGAAGGACGACGTCTCCATGCGGGTCATCGCCGATCACGCCCGGGCCACCACCTTCCTCATCTGCGACGGTGTCCTTCCCTCCAACGAGGGGCGGGGCTACGTGCTGCGCCGGATCATGCGCCGGGCAGCCCGCCACGCCAAGATGCTCGGCTTTGCCGAGCCGGTCCTCTACCGGACCGTGGATGCCGTGAACGAGATGATGGGGGGCTCATACCCGGAGCTTCTGGAGCGGGAAGAATACATCAAAAAGGTGATCCGGGCCGAGGAGGAGCGCTTCGCCGAAACCCTCGACCGGGGCCTCGCCATCCTGAACGACGCCGTGGCCCAGTTGAAGGGGGAGGGGAAGACGGTGATCCCCGGCGAAACCCTCTTCCGCCTTTACGACACATTCGGTTTTCCCACTGACCTCACGGCCGACATCGTCCGCGCCGAAGGGTTCACCATCGACGAGCCGGGCTTCGAGGCCTGCATGGGACGCCAGCGGGAGCAGGCCCGGGAGCACTGGAAAGGTTCCGGCGAAGAAGGGATTGCCGCCGTCCACAAGGAACTCCACAACCGTGGGGTCAGAAGCGTCTTTGTGGGTTATGACGAGAAGTGCAGCTACGCAGCGATCGGCAGCATCCTCCGTGGTGGCTCCGAGGTGGCCGAGGCGAAGGCCGGCGAAGATGTGGAAATCATCACCGACAGGACCCCCTTCTACGGCGAGTCCGGCGGCCAGGCCGGAGATACCGGCACCATCTCCACCGGCTCGGCCCACGTGCGGGTGACCGGCACGATCCGCCCCTATCCCGACCTCATCGTCCACCGGGGAACCGTCGTCGAGGGGACCATCAAGACCGGCGAGGCGTGCGACCTGAAGGTTGCGTCCGTGGATCGCGACGCCACGGCCAGAAACCACACCGCCACTCACCTCCTCCAGACGGCGCTCCGCCGGGTGCTCGGCGAACACGTGAAGCAGGCCGGCTCCCTCGTGGCGCCGGACCGGCTCCGTTTCGACTTCACCCACTTTGCCGCCATGACCCCGGAGGAAATCCGCCGGGTGGAGGAGATCGTCAATACCTTCATAATGGAGAACGATACGGTCCATGCCCGGGAGATGGCTGTTGAGGAAGCCATGGAGAGCGGAGCCACGGCCCTGTTCGGCGAGAAGTACGGCGATCGGGTACGGGTGGTCAAGGTGGGGGAGGTGAGCGCCGAGCTCTGCGGCGGCACCCACGTCCGGGCCGCCGGCGACATCGGCTCCTTCAAGATTCTCTCCGAGGCGGGAATTGCCGCCGGGGTGCGCCGCATAGAGGCCCTGACCGGCATGGGGGCGCTGCGCCACATCCAGGAGCTGGAGGATGAGAAGCGGCAGATCGCGGCCCTCATGAAGGCCGAGGGGGGAGACAATATCGACCGGCTCCAGAAACTTCTCGCCCGCCAGCGGGAGATGCAGCGGGAGATCGAGACGCTCCAGGGTCAGCTCAATGCGGCCAAATCCGGGGATCTCTTGGCGGATGTCCGGGAGGTGAACGGTGTGAAGGTCCTGGCCACGAAAGTGGAGGTGGACGATCCGAAAAAGTTGAGGGAGTTGGCCGATACCCTCAAGGACCGTCTCGGTTCCGGGGTTGTGGCCCTTGGGTGCGAGAAGGACGGCAGGGCCAACCTCCTCGTGGCGGTGACGAAAGATCTGGCGGGCCGCATCAGGGCCGGCGACATCATCCGGCAGCTGGCGCCGGTCATCGGCGGGAGCGGCGGCGGCAAGCCGGAGCTGGCCCAGGCGGGGGGGAGCCAGCCCGACATGCTGGCCGAGGCCCTCGGTAAGGTGTACGGGCTCATCGGCTGATCGGGCGGCCGGGCAGGGAGAGGGTGGTACACCATGGACGTTGTGGCGAAATTCCAGGCTGAGCGGGATGTCAAGACGATCCTCGTCGTTGACGACGAGGCGGTGATCCGTGACCTCTGCGCCCGGGCACTCAAGGGGTACCGGGTGCTCCAGGCGGCCGACGGCGAGGAGGCGTTGCGGCTCTTCGAGAAGGGGGGGGTCGACGTCATCCTCACCGACGTGATGATGCCGAAGATCAACGGCATCGAGCTGTTGCGCCGCCTGAAAGATCTGGAGCCCACCATCGTGGTCATCGTCATGACCGGCTATGCCGAGAAGGAGATCATTCTCAACGCCCTCAAGGCCGATGCCGACGACTTCATCACCAAACCCCTGAACATCCTTCAGCTCAAGACGGCGGTGGACAAGGCCCTGGACAAGAAGGCCCTTAAGGAGGAACTCGCCAACCTCAAGAGCATGGATCGACTCAAGAGCAACTTCCTCTCCCTCATCTCGCACAAGTTTCGCACCCCCATTACCGCCATCTCCCTCTTTCTCCAGAACCTGGCGAGCGGGGTTTGCGACCCGGACGACCCTGATTCGCGCGAGAACCTGAAACTCATCTGCGGCCAGTCCAGATACCTTGAGAACCTTGTCGCCGAGCTCCTGGTATTCAGCCGCTTCTTGGCCGCCGGGGAAGAGCTTCACCTGGAGCCGTGCAGCCTCCCTGAAATCATTCGTCCCCTGGTTGCCTCTTCCAAGGAGGCGACTGCCAAGCCGGGCGTCGTTGCGTCCTTCGATCTGGAGCAGCTCTCCCCCCTGTCCCTCGATCGGGAGAAAATCGCCTTTGCCATCGGCCAGGTGATCGACAACGCCTTTAAGTTTTCCCGCGAAACGGGGACTGTCTCCTTCTCCCTGCGTGAGGACAACGTTGCCTGCCGCCTGACCGTGGAGGATGAAGGCATCGGGATCCCGAAGGAAGAGCTGCCGAAGATCTTCGAGAAGTTCTATCAGGTGGACCTTGAGGGCGCCGGCCAGATTCGCGGTTTCGGCCTCGGCCTTTTCTACGCACGGGAGTTTGTCAAGCTTCACGGCGGCACCATCACCGTGGAAAGCGAGCCCGAAAAGGGAACCCGCGTTACGGTCCTTCTTCCCCTCCATTCGTCCATTACGCCCTGAGTTTCCTCACACTCCGGAGGTGGGCAAACCCGCCTTTCGTATTGATTATTTCCCCCTATCTGCTATAGTTGCACCTTTCTTGAGCCCCTTCCGGCACCACTTTCCGACGAACGGGAGGTTCAACCGCGTGCAGCATCTCATCGAAAAGGCCAACACCCTCATGGAGGCGCTCCCCTACATCCGGCGCTTCTCCGGCAAGACCATCGTCATCAAGTACGGCGGCCACGCCATGTCCGACGAGGCCCTGAAAAAGTCCTTCGCCCTCGACGTCATCCTTCTCAAATCCCTCGGCATCAACACCGTCGTGGTTCACGGCGGAGGCCCCCAGATCAACGAGACCCTCAAACGCTACGGTATCGTCTCCGAATTCGTGCGGGGGATGCGTGTCACCGACGCCGCCACCATGCAGGTGGTGGAGATGGTTCTCACCGGTCAGGTCAACAAGGAAGTGGTGGGGTACCTGAACCAGCATGGCGGCCGGGCCGTGGGTCTCTCCGGCAAGGACGGCAGTCTCCTTCTCTGTCGGAAGCTTCTCCAGGAGGTGAAGCAGGGCGACGGTTCCCTGGAGAAGGTGGACATCGGCTTCGTAGGGGACGTGGTCAAGGTGAACCAGGAACTGATCCAGACCCTGGAGCACGGCAAGTTCATTCCGGTCATCGCCCCGGTGGGCGTAGGGGAGGATGGCGAAAGCTACAACGTGAACGCGGATCTCGTGGCGGGCCGGGTGGCTGGGGCACTCAAGGCCGAGAAACTGATCCTTCTCACCGACGTGGAGGGGGTCAAGGACAAGGCGGGAGAGCTGATCCCCGGCATCGTCCTGGATGACGTTCCGCGACTCATCGACGGTGGCGTCATCACCGGCGGGATGATCCCCAAGGTCACCTGCTGTGTCGACGCCATCGAGGAGGGGGTCAAGAAGGCCTCCATCATCGACGGCCGGGTTCTCCACGCGGTTCTCCTCGAAATTTTCACTGACGTTGGCGTCGGGACCGAGATCCGACGATAGGCATGGGGTGGAAAACAGTGCCACGGGACGAAAATTTGGAGGAAATGCGAATGAAATCTGCTGATTGGATAGCAAAGGGCGACAAATACATCATGAAGACCTATGGCCGGTACCCCCTGGTGCCGGTGCGTGGCGAAGGGTGCCGGGTCTGGGACGCGGACGGGAAGGAGTATCTGGACTTTCTCGCCGGTGTGGCGGTGAACAACCTGGGACACTGCCACCCTAAGGTGGTGGCGGCGCTTCAGAAACAGGCCGCCGAGATGATCCATTGCTCCAACTACTACAATATTCCCACCCAGATCGAGCTGGCGGAGCTGCTCTGCAGCAACTCCTTTGCCGACAAGGCCTTCTTCTGCAACAGCGGCGCCGAGGCCAACGAGGCCGCCATCAAGCTCGCCCGCAAGTATGCCCGGGAAAAGACCGGCGATGTC contains the following coding sequences:
- a CDS encoding type IV pilus twitching motility protein PilT, with protein sequence MELNDILAIAVKAKASDIHIKTGLPPVVRIDGRLRPIPNAQRLAPDQVRAMAFAIMNERQKGIFEEHYECDVAYGVPGLGRFRVSIYSQRGTVAMVFRSIPFGIPSIENLTLPPVIKKLALEERGLILVTGTTGSGKSTTLAAMIDYINEHRTCNIITVEDPVEFLHRDKKSILSQREVGFDTLSFSTALKGALRQDPDVVLVGEMRDLETIETAMHAAETGHLVMSTLHTLDAAETINRIISVFPPFHQRQVRLQLSGVIKGVISQRLVPRADGKGRVPAVEVMIGTARIKEYIDDKDKTKLLPEAIAQGFTTYGMQTFDQSLMQLYTGKLITYEEALRQSTNPDDFALKVSGISSTSDSTWDNFVHDEAPPAAAGDTPTEGIEKF
- the alaS gene encoding alanine--tRNA ligase, with amino-acid sequence MTGNELRARFLKFFEDRGHTVVPSSLLIPHNDPTLLFANAGMNQFKDCFLGMEDRGYTRATSSQKCVRAGGKHNDLENVGRTARHHTFFEMLGNFSFGDYFKKEAIAFAWEFLTKDLGLDKDRLYVTVYTDDDEAADIWHHQEGVPRERIFRFGEKDNFWSMGDTGPCGPCSEIFWDNGPEVGCGSPDCTVGCDCDRYMEIWNNVFMQFNRSADGTMTPLPKPSVDTGMGLERICTVMQGVKSNYDTDLLQGVIRHVERLSGKRYRENEKDDVSMRVIADHARATTFLICDGVLPSNEGRGYVLRRIMRRAARHAKMLGFAEPVLYRTVDAVNEMMGGSYPELLEREEYIKKVIRAEEERFAETLDRGLAILNDAVAQLKGEGKTVIPGETLFRLYDTFGFPTDLTADIVRAEGFTIDEPGFEACMGRQREQAREHWKGSGEEGIAAVHKELHNRGVRSVFVGYDEKCSYAAIGSILRGGSEVAEAKAGEDVEIITDRTPFYGESGGQAGDTGTISTGSAHVRVTGTIRPYPDLIVHRGTVVEGTIKTGEACDLKVASVDRDATARNHTATHLLQTALRRVLGEHVKQAGSLVAPDRLRFDFTHFAAMTPEEIRRVEEIVNTFIMENDTVHAREMAVEEAMESGATALFGEKYGDRVRVVKVGEVSAELCGGTHVRAAGDIGSFKILSEAGIAAGVRRIEALTGMGALRHIQELEDEKRQIAALMKAEGGDNIDRLQKLLARQREMQREIETLQGQLNAAKSGDLLADVREVNGVKVLATKVEVDDPKKLRELADTLKDRLGSGVVALGCEKDGRANLLVAVTKDLAGRIRAGDIIRQLAPVIGGSGGGKPELAQAGGSQPDMLAEALGKVYGLIG
- the argB gene encoding acetylglutamate kinase, producing MQHLIEKANTLMEALPYIRRFSGKTIVIKYGGHAMSDEALKKSFALDVILLKSLGINTVVVHGGGPQINETLKRYGIVSEFVRGMRVTDAATMQVVEMVLTGQVNKEVVGYLNQHGGRAVGLSGKDGSLLLCRKLLQEVKQGDGSLEKVDIGFVGDVVKVNQELIQTLEHGKFIPVIAPVGVGEDGESYNVNADLVAGRVAGALKAEKLILLTDVEGVKDKAGELIPGIVLDDVPRLIDGGVITGGMIPKVTCCVDAIEEGVKKASIIDGRVLHAVLLEIFTDVGVGTEIRR
- a CDS encoding regulatory protein RecX produces the protein MGEERSGFSRALDILSRRDHSEAELALKLRRKGIDEREIASVVARLRELGYLNDRRLAERIAETAMAGGRMAGPRLSRELIRRGIPRELAAEALARATEGRDLRDDIREMLAGKFSSFDPREADLREKRRVVGWFQRRGYPLSAILDALRVSADE
- the recA gene encoding recombinase RecA is translated as MTQEREKAIELALSQIEKQFGKGAIMRLGADEALPDIDAIPTGALSLDIALGVGGVPRGRVIEIYGPESSGKTTLALHIAAEAQKLGGIAAFVDAEHALDIGYARKLGVRTDDLLVSQPDTGEQALEIAEMLVRSGAVDVLVIDSVAALVPKAEIEGEMGDSHVGLQARLMSQALRKLTGIISKSNCCVIFINQIRMKIGVMFGSPETTTGGNALKFYASVRLDIRKIATLKQGDAVIGSRTKVKVVKNKVAPPFREVEFDIYYGEGISRLGDLLDLAVDRKIIDKSGAWFSYGSDRIGQGRENSRNFLKEHPEMVAEIEDKIYETAGIPRKGGKEEAA
- a CDS encoding hybrid sensor histidine kinase/response regulator, yielding MDVVAKFQAERDVKTILVVDDEAVIRDLCARALKGYRVLQAADGEEALRLFEKGGVDVILTDVMMPKINGIELLRRLKDLEPTIVVIVMTGYAEKEIILNALKADADDFITKPLNILQLKTAVDKALDKKALKEELANLKSMDRLKSNFLSLISHKFRTPITAISLFLQNLASGVCDPDDPDSRENLKLICGQSRYLENLVAELLVFSRFLAAGEELHLEPCSLPEIIRPLVASSKEATAKPGVVASFDLEQLSPLSLDREKIAFAIGQVIDNAFKFSRETGTVSFSLREDNVACRLTVEDEGIGIPKEELPKIFEKFYQVDLEGAGQIRGFGLGLFYAREFVKLHGGTITVESEPEKGTRVTVLLPLHSSITP
- a CDS encoding sensor histidine kinase gives rise to the protein MSSPNHRICLVVGWGGAVLLFLGLVGTFVAYRIHNASIFGVLPHVLVFLMLCFIFMAVSYRRMKSEEALAHVKELMQVQRELDKTARRYRSLMEGAGTAIFVFNADTGMLVEVNRRGTELFGYDKEEMIPLRGKDLVLEEDQEKFISLVHRVARRGRGRSDGITFRRKGGECFLGQVDARLIDLGDEKVVHAVVRDITFKHRAEREVRQRNRELSTLVGIITRANQETELETVLDVTLRETIEAFGANGGGIHLGNQDGKLRPTASINVPEQLRFLLARRDEAGPLERIADSGTSLSLANLETECRFGSSPAVQGWKGFVGVPLSARNRVTGVMYLLCRKERRFGDDEVALLLSIAGQVGIVIDNARLFDELKWKSDELMGSLRLLERSSHELSFSQHRLRTNLMLVERANQELERIDRMKSNFLGMISHEFRTPLTSIISGTEFLLSSPSFQIGSDARRVLDMINQGGERLSEIVSDILKVAKLEANSTPVTRSTLHISQVFEEVLEALEPLRAERDLTISFADLERLPHCNGDRECFKDIFTELLENSIKFTPDGGTIMVDARIVDRDRLSPRGDILNRFNSRFLAQSGGGCYLEVEVRDSGIGVSHDEQVKIFDKFYEVGDIRHHSSGKNKFQGKGTGLGLAIVKGMVEAHGGMVWVESPGESSDGRLGSAFFVLLPLEESACQPQLPLSGAGMSRSHDDLPDEGGG